From the genome of Pelobacter propionicus DSM 2379, one region includes:
- a CDS encoding M16 family metallopeptidase: MIRPHTHTLANGLRVVCVEMPHLHSAELALYLKVGGRNDPAGREGLSHFLEHILFRGTEEFSSSQEIENAFEAIGGAPNASTDADSTCYYSRIHPGHYRRGMEIFASMLMRPLLEGIEIEKRIITEEAREDLNEQGEEINADTIVSRLLWPRHPLGMPTIGTLKSIVAITRADLENHLASFYIPSQTVLVVAGPVFCDSVFNAAAEVFGQWRAREARPLQRVTRRSNAPRIRFVQDSDSQMTMQLAFLGLRRGDPRFMALRLLRRILAGGGSSRLHLRLREELGIVYSVEAAIGAYDETGCLAIDLSTAPETLIQAVEVTLGEIGRIINRPVPQAELERVRQSYIFDLEYSRDSAYEIGGRYGWGELMGVVRGIEEDQREAAGVTCKDIQQTARTIFTPANLRLVAVGPWTSGMRRQAGRLVRTFAEAWEI, from the coding sequence ATGATCAGACCCCACACCCATACCCTGGCTAACGGCCTGCGCGTGGTCTGCGTGGAGATGCCGCACCTGCACTCGGCGGAACTGGCCCTCTACCTGAAGGTGGGGGGACGCAACGACCCGGCCGGCAGGGAGGGACTCTCCCACTTCCTGGAGCACATCCTGTTCCGCGGAACGGAGGAATTTTCCTCCTCCCAGGAGATCGAGAACGCCTTCGAGGCCATCGGCGGCGCCCCCAACGCATCCACCGACGCCGACTCCACCTGCTACTACTCCCGTATCCACCCCGGCCACTACCGGCGCGGCATGGAGATCTTCGCCTCCATGCTCATGCGGCCGCTGCTGGAGGGGATCGAAATCGAGAAGCGGATCATCACCGAGGAGGCGCGGGAGGACCTGAACGAACAGGGGGAGGAGATCAACGCCGACACCATCGTCAGCCGCCTGCTCTGGCCGCGCCACCCCCTGGGCATGCCGACCATCGGTACCCTGAAGAGCATCGTCGCCATCACCCGCGCCGACCTGGAGAATCACCTGGCCAGCTTCTACATCCCCTCCCAGACGGTGCTGGTCGTTGCCGGTCCGGTGTTCTGCGACAGCGTCTTCAACGCCGCGGCGGAAGTATTCGGCCAGTGGCGCGCACGAGAGGCCCGCCCCCTCCAGAGGGTGACCAGGCGCTCCAACGCACCACGGATTCGTTTCGTTCAGGATTCCGACAGCCAGATGACCATGCAGCTGGCCTTTCTGGGACTGCGTCGGGGTGACCCGCGTTTCATGGCCCTGCGCCTGCTGCGGCGCATCCTGGCCGGCGGGGGAAGTTCGCGTCTGCACCTGCGCCTGCGGGAAGAGCTTGGCATCGTCTACTCGGTGGAGGCCGCCATCGGCGCCTATGACGAAACCGGCTGCCTGGCCATCGACCTTTCCACCGCGCCGGAGACACTGATCCAGGCCGTGGAGGTCACCTTGGGCGAGATCGGCCGCATTATCAACCGGCCGGTCCCCCAGGCGGAACTGGAGCGGGTGCGGCAGTCGTACATCTTCGATCTGGAGTACAGTCGTGATTCGGCCTACGAGATCGGCGGGCGCTACGGCTGGGGGGAACTGATGGGGGTGGTGCGCGGCATCGAGGAGGATCAGCGGGAGGCGGCCGGGGTGACCTGCAAGGACATCCAACAGACCGCCCGGACGATCTTCACGCCAGCCAACCTGCGCCTGGTGGCCGTGGGTCCCTGGACCAGCGGGATGCGCAGGCAGGCCGGCAGGCTGGTGAGAACCTTCGCCGAAGCCTGGGAAATCTGA
- the cobM gene encoding precorrin-4 C(11)-methyltransferase, with amino-acid sequence MAPQVSFVGAGPGAADLITVRGARLLRHADVIIYAGSLVDLQLVKRYAVTADIYDSAGMTLSEVITVMMDSIASGKSVVRLHTGDPAIYGAIQEQMEALDRMGVEYQVVPGVTSAFAAAAALKQELTLPEVSQTVIFTRVEGRTPVPEREQLGQIARLGATMVIYLSVGMIEKVVAQLLEGAYTPETPAAIVCRASWEDEQIIQGTLADIADLVRQAGIDRQALIVVGDVLAARREGLKAKSLLYDGGFAHGYRGVVA; translated from the coding sequence ATGGCACCACAGGTTTCATTCGTCGGAGCGGGACCCGGAGCAGCCGACCTGATCACCGTCCGGGGGGCGCGTCTCTTGCGCCACGCCGACGTTATCATCTATGCCGGCAGCCTGGTGGATCTGCAACTAGTCAAACGCTATGCCGTTACGGCTGATATTTACGATTCAGCCGGCATGACCCTGAGCGAGGTCATCACCGTGATGATGGATTCCATCGCAAGCGGCAAAAGCGTGGTCCGCCTGCACACCGGCGACCCGGCCATCTACGGGGCCATCCAGGAGCAGATGGAGGCGCTGGACCGGATGGGGGTGGAGTACCAGGTGGTTCCCGGCGTCACCAGTGCCTTTGCCGCCGCAGCCGCCCTGAAGCAGGAACTGACCCTGCCGGAGGTCTCCCAGACCGTCATCTTCACCCGCGTGGAGGGGCGCACGCCGGTCCCGGAGCGGGAACAGCTGGGCCAGATCGCCCGCCTGGGAGCCACCATGGTGATCTACCTCTCGGTGGGGATGATCGAGAAGGTGGTGGCACAGCTCCTGGAGGGGGCTTACACGCCGGAGACCCCGGCGGCCATCGTCTGCCGCGCCTCCTGGGAGGATGAGCAGATCATCCAGGGGACCCTGGCCGATATCGCCGACCTGGTGCGCCAGGCAGGCATCGACCGCCAGGCCCTGATCGTGGTGGGGGATGTGCTGGCAGCGCGGCGCGAGGGGCTGAAAGCCAAGTCGCTGCTGTACGACGGCGGTTTTGCCCATGGCTATCGCGGGGTTGTTGCCTGA
- a CDS encoding outer membrane protein, whose product MKMNFIGLVVLGLIALAVPSLAADNAPHNWTGFYAGINGGYGWGETQWDYVGSTGKADHHINGGLIGGTMGANLQFFAYQGGIPAVVGGVESDFDWADLGDDGPCPNPRFRAKSSIDALATVRGRLGLAFDRLFIFGTGGLAVAKTDVETVDTWGTSVPPSGTAKNGEGKWKTGYVVGVGAEYAVWKNLSFKVEYQYYDLGRSTYRVDNDIPVKAGVRGDIIRTGINYTF is encoded by the coding sequence ATGAAAATGAATTTTATCGGATTGGTCGTGCTTGGATTAATCGCCCTGGCAGTCCCCTCACTGGCTGCGGACAATGCACCGCATAACTGGACAGGATTTTATGCCGGCATAAACGGCGGTTACGGCTGGGGCGAAACACAGTGGGATTATGTCGGCTCAACGGGAAAGGCAGACCACCATATCAACGGGGGGCTGATCGGGGGAACCATGGGGGCAAACTTGCAGTTTTTTGCCTATCAGGGTGGAATACCCGCTGTCGTGGGGGGGGTTGAGTCCGATTTCGACTGGGCGGACCTGGGTGACGACGGCCCCTGTCCCAACCCCCGTTTCCGCGCCAAATCGAGCATTGATGCCTTGGCAACCGTGCGCGGTCGCCTGGGGCTTGCCTTCGACCGTCTCTTTATCTTCGGCACTGGTGGTCTTGCAGTGGCCAAAACAGATGTCGAGACTGTCGATACATGGGGTACGTCCGTCCCTCCGAGCGGGACCGCGAAAAACGGCGAAGGCAAGTGGAAGACCGGGTATGTGGTGGGTGTTGGCGCCGAATATGCCGTCTGGAAGAACCTTTCGTTCAAGGTCGAGTACCAGTATTATGACCTGGGCAGGAGCACGTACCGTGTCGACAACGATATCCCGGTCAAGGCCGGTGTGCGCGGCGACATTATCCGTACCGGTATCAACTATACATTCTGA
- a CDS encoding cobalt-precorrin 5A hydrolase, translating into MRVAVIAITRNGGLLGQKLVQGLAGAELHLSRRYAGQGGAPAKPFDPADLKELVSSLWQEHDALVCVMATGIVVRTIAPLVKSKESDPAVVVMDDAGTFAISLLSGHLGGANELAERCAFISGARPVITTATDVNRLPSFDMLAKEQGWLIDNLSGVKTLNRLLLDGEEIAVVDHGGQTRSWFHGRGKLSFHDTFSQALAGSAHGFLFVTNRHLPPQSRPDNLLVLRPRNLVLGIGCNRTTPLEEIDEFVTTQLRRIFLSLKSVLRIATATAKRDEPGLLAFAQRHGLEICFYDSQELNRVAVPSRPSKHAMAAIGAIGVAEPAALLASGGGRLLLQKVKSPNVTLAVAEIPGGEHA; encoded by the coding sequence ATGCGTGTGGCCGTTATTGCCATAACCCGCAATGGCGGCCTGCTGGGACAGAAACTGGTGCAGGGGCTGGCCGGTGCGGAGCTGCATCTCTCCCGGCGCTATGCCGGACAGGGGGGAGCCCCTGCCAAGCCCTTCGACCCCGCCGACCTGAAGGAACTGGTTTCATCCCTCTGGCAGGAACATGACGCCCTGGTCTGTGTCATGGCCACCGGCATCGTGGTACGCACCATTGCGCCGCTTGTGAAGTCAAAGGAAAGCGATCCGGCCGTGGTGGTCATGGACGATGCCGGCACCTTCGCCATCTCCCTCCTCTCCGGCCATCTGGGGGGAGCCAACGAGCTGGCCGAGCGCTGCGCCTTCATCAGCGGCGCCCGGCCGGTGATCACCACCGCCACCGATGTGAACCGGCTCCCCTCCTTCGACATGCTGGCCAAGGAGCAGGGGTGGCTGATCGACAACCTCTCCGGCGTCAAGACCCTGAACAGGCTGCTGCTGGATGGTGAGGAGATCGCCGTGGTGGATCACGGCGGCCAGACCCGTAGCTGGTTCCACGGCCGGGGTAAACTCAGCTTTCACGACACCTTTTCCCAGGCCCTGGCAGGCAGCGCCCACGGCTTCCTCTTTGTCACCAACCGCCATCTCCCCCCCCAGAGCCGGCCGGACAACCTGCTGGTCCTGCGCCCCCGCAACCTGGTGCTGGGCATTGGTTGCAACCGCACCACCCCCCTGGAGGAGATCGACGAGTTTGTCACCACCCAGCTGCGCCGCATCTTTCTCTCCCTGAAGAGCGTCCTCCGTATCGCCACGGCCACGGCTAAGCGCGATGAGCCGGGGCTTCTGGCCTTTGCCCAGCGCCACGGCCTGGAGATCTGCTTCTACGACAGTCAAGAGCTGAACCGTGTGGCTGTTCCCTCCCGACCGTCGAAGCATGCCATGGCCGCCATCGGCGCCATCGGCGTGGCCGAGCCGGCTGCGCTCCTGGCTTCGGGCGGGGGGCGCCTGCTGTTGCAGAAGGTCAAATCCCCCAACGTCACCCTGGCGGTGGCGGAGATTCCCGGAGGAGAGCATGCCTGA
- a CDS encoding acyl-[acyl-carrier-protein] thioesterase yields the protein MNSRQQAPGTAIFEREFPVLFHELDFNGTLGPVTLLNLMQTTASMHTLELGVSAGDLKPRGFTWVISRIHLVINRNPRAREVVHLRTWPSLREGIFTCREFQLFDGGGEPLGRASSSWAMIGIETRRPVRLEGNLPPYPLLEQRAVEDGFAPLPQFPGPTVPELTFRVLRANLDLNHHVNNTVFAGWALESVPDEIAAGSLTELEISFRAEVLYGETVVSRCAVLEPGATSCCLHQIVNQRDGKELARLRTRWRC from the coding sequence ATGAATAGCAGGCAGCAGGCGCCGGGGACGGCCATTTTCGAGCGCGAGTTCCCGGTGCTCTTTCACGAACTGGATTTCAACGGCACCCTGGGGCCGGTGACCCTGCTCAACCTGATGCAGACCACGGCCAGCATGCACACCCTGGAGCTGGGTGTCTCGGCCGGGGACCTGAAGCCCCGGGGCTTCACCTGGGTGATCTCCCGCATCCACCTGGTGATCAACCGCAACCCGCGGGCCAGGGAGGTGGTCCACCTGCGCACCTGGCCGTCGCTGCGCGAAGGTATCTTCACCTGCCGCGAATTCCAGCTGTTCGACGGCGGGGGAGAGCCCCTGGGCCGGGCCAGCAGTTCCTGGGCCATGATCGGCATCGAGACCCGCCGCCCGGTCAGACTGGAGGGGAACCTGCCCCCCTACCCGCTGCTGGAGCAGAGAGCAGTGGAGGACGGCTTCGCGCCGCTGCCGCAGTTTCCCGGCCCCACCGTTCCGGAACTGACCTTTCGGGTGCTGCGCGCCAACCTGGACCTGAATCACCACGTCAACAACACCGTCTTTGCCGGCTGGGCCCTGGAGAGCGTGCCGGACGAGATCGCTGCGGGCAGCCTGACGGAGCTGGAGATATCCTTCCGCGCCGAGGTGCTCTACGGAGAGACGGTCGTCTCCCGCTGCGCCGTGCTGGAGCCGGGCGCCACCTCCTGCTGCCTGCACCAGATCGTCAACCAGCGCGACGGCAAGGAGCTGGCCCGGCTGCGGACACGCTGGCGCTGCTGA
- a CDS encoding IS1182 family transposase, which yields MKSKFIEVDRETPYLLPPSLQDWLPEKHLARFVVEIVEQLDLRSLKATYAGRGSQPYNPEMLVALLFYGYATGVFSSRKLERSTYDSVAFRFIAANSHPDHDTIATFRRRFLPQLNKLFAQILLIAHQMEVLKLGNVSLDGSKIKANASKHKALSYEHACKLEEQIKAEVGELLKKAEAADRADIPDGMNIPEELERREKRLSAIAAAKVEIEKRAAERHAREQAAYEKKVAERAKKEQATGKKAKGKEPKPPKSGPTAKDQVNLTDEESRIMPTSGGGFEQTYNAQAGVDTASKLIVSAHVTQNPNDKQELTPTLENLAALPEKLGKATDLVADSGYFSETNVTACEENGITPYIAVDRQSHNVPLMERFAEPPPLPEDADSVARMKHRLKTPSGKAIYAQRKVTSEPVFGIIKAVMGFRSFLLRGFEAVKGEWNLVCMAYNIKRLHVLAG from the coding sequence ATGAAATCAAAGTTTATTGAAGTTGACCGGGAAACACCCTATCTGCTCCCGCCATCGCTGCAGGATTGGCTACCAGAAAAGCACTTGGCCCGGTTTGTGGTCGAAATTGTCGAACAGCTCGACCTGCGCTCTTTGAAAGCTACCTATGCCGGCCGAGGCTCGCAGCCCTATAACCCTGAGATGCTGGTAGCATTGTTGTTTTACGGTTATGCGACAGGCGTATTCTCCAGCCGGAAGCTTGAGCGCAGCACCTACGACTCCGTGGCATTCCGGTTCATAGCGGCAAACAGTCATCCTGACCACGATACCATTGCCACCTTCCGCCGGCGTTTTCTGCCGCAACTGAACAAGCTGTTTGCCCAGATTCTGCTGATCGCTCATCAGATGGAGGTGCTGAAACTGGGCAACGTTAGTTTGGATGGCAGCAAAATCAAGGCGAACGCCTCCAAGCACAAGGCGCTGAGCTATGAGCATGCCTGCAAGCTTGAAGAGCAGATCAAGGCTGAGGTTGGCGAACTGCTCAAAAAGGCCGAGGCAGCGGACCGTGCCGATATTCCGGACGGCATGAACATCCCCGAAGAACTGGAACGTCGGGAAAAGCGTCTTTCCGCCATTGCCGCAGCCAAGGTCGAGATCGAAAAACGAGCCGCTGAGCGCCATGCTCGTGAACAGGCCGCTTATGAGAAGAAAGTCGCCGAACGGGCCAAGAAGGAGCAGGCAACGGGCAAGAAGGCCAAGGGGAAAGAGCCGAAACCGCCCAAATCCGGCCCCACTGCCAAAGATCAGGTCAATCTGACCGATGAAGAGTCGCGGATCATGCCGACCTCCGGTGGCGGATTCGAGCAGACTTACAACGCCCAGGCCGGTGTGGATACAGCATCAAAGCTCATCGTTTCGGCCCATGTTACCCAGAATCCCAATGACAAACAGGAGCTGACACCGACCCTGGAGAACCTGGCGGCGCTGCCTGAGAAGCTTGGCAAGGCAACCGATCTGGTAGCTGACAGTGGCTACTTCAGCGAAACCAATGTAACTGCCTGTGAGGAGAACGGGATAACTCCCTACATTGCCGTAGACCGGCAGAGTCACAACGTGCCACTGATGGAGCGCTTTGCCGAACCGCCGCCGTTACCCGAAGATGCCGATTCCGTGGCCAGAATGAAGCATCGCCTGAAGACACCTTCCGGCAAGGCGATCTACGCCCAGCGAAAAGTCACCTCGGAACCGGTCTTCGGCATCATCAAGGCGGTCATGGGATTCAGAAGCTTTCTTCTTCGTGGCTTTGAAGCAGTAAAAGGCGAATGGAACCTCGTCTGCATGGCCTACAACATCAAACGGCTGCATGTCTTGGCCGGATAG
- the pdxA gene encoding 4-hydroxythreonine-4-phosphate dehydrogenase PdxA, with the protein MPDSTARPLIGITMGDPCGVGPEIIVTALADPQVRAHCVPLVIGDPAALERAVRVCGSALPIRVVESVEEARRVENGAIPLLTLSRLTEDELRYGHPGLAAGTAVYDYIRCATELCLQGRLAAMVTAPISKEAMNRAGHHYPGHTELLAELCGTDSYVMMLAGDQLRVSLVTIHEALRHVPSLISRERVLTTIRVTHEGVRLLTGKERPRLAVLALNPHCGEGGMFGDEEASVIAPAIRAARDEGIDARGPLSADTLFHFARQGEYDGVVAMYHDQGLIPLKLLHFDDGVNITLGLPIIRTSVDHGTAYDLAGTGRASSRSMLAAIAMAVDMATSSPGSE; encoded by the coding sequence ATGCCTGATTCCACGGCCAGGCCGTTGATCGGCATCACCATGGGCGATCCCTGCGGGGTCGGCCCGGAGATCATCGTGACCGCCCTGGCCGACCCCCAGGTCCGGGCGCACTGCGTGCCGCTGGTGATCGGCGATCCGGCGGCGCTGGAGCGTGCCGTTCGTGTCTGTGGCTCGGCTCTGCCAATCCGGGTGGTCGAATCGGTGGAGGAGGCGCGTCGGGTTGAAAACGGTGCTATCCCCCTGCTGACCCTGTCCCGCTTGACGGAAGATGAGCTGCGCTATGGCCATCCTGGCCTGGCAGCCGGAACCGCGGTATACGACTACATCCGCTGCGCCACCGAGCTCTGTCTCCAGGGCAGGCTGGCGGCCATGGTCACGGCGCCTATCAGCAAGGAGGCCATGAACCGGGCCGGCCACCATTATCCGGGGCATACGGAACTTCTGGCCGAACTGTGCGGCACCGACAGCTACGTGATGATGCTGGCCGGCGATCAGCTGCGGGTCAGCCTGGTGACGATCCACGAGGCGCTGCGCCATGTCCCCTCCCTGATAAGCCGGGAGCGGGTGCTGACCACCATCCGGGTGACCCATGAAGGGGTTCGGCTCCTGACCGGAAAGGAACGCCCGCGCCTGGCGGTGCTGGCCCTCAATCCCCACTGCGGCGAGGGGGGCATGTTCGGCGACGAGGAGGCGAGCGTCATCGCCCCTGCCATCCGGGCGGCGCGGGACGAGGGGATCGACGCCCGGGGGCCGCTTTCCGCCGACACCCTCTTCCACTTCGCCCGCCAGGGGGAGTACGACGGGGTGGTGGCCATGTACCACGACCAGGGGCTGATACCGCTGAAACTGCTGCACTTCGACGACGGGGTCAACATCACCCTGGGGCTGCCGATTATCCGCACCTCGGTGGACCATGGCACGGCCTACGACCTGGCGGGAACCGGCAGGGCGTCCAGTCGCAGCATGCTGGCCGCCATAGCCATGGCGGTGGACATGGCGACTTCGAGCCCGGGATCTGAATGA
- a CDS encoding ABC transporter permease, which translates to MNFPQTLRIALRALRTNKMRSFLTMLGIIIGIAAVIAMMAVGSGASYVISQQIASIGSNIILVIPGSTTSGGLRSGSGGAQSLTSDDAKAIINECPSVETAAPTVRSSGLVVYGNMNWSTIIMGASPELFDIREWWTSSGRGITRQDVDGAAKVCLLGQTVADNLFGSDDPLGKIVRIKKIPFTVVGVLERKGQSPQGTDQDDTVFVPLRTAQRNLVRSPFPNTVGALLVKAKSEDLLEQAEEEVNSLLNQRHRITGAKEPDFSTRNLSEILAVAEQSSRAMSLLLGTVASISLVVGGIGIMNIMLVSVTERTREIGIRMAIGARKSDILLQFMTEAVLLTMIGGIVGIMLGAGGAMVVSRILSWPTLISTGSITVAFLFSGAVGIFFGFYPARKAAGLNPIEALRYE; encoded by the coding sequence ATGAACTTCCCCCAAACCCTGAGAATAGCCCTGAGGGCGTTGCGCACCAACAAGATGCGCTCATTTTTGACCATGCTCGGCATCATCATCGGCATCGCCGCCGTAATCGCCATGATGGCCGTGGGGTCGGGGGCCAGCTACGTCATTTCCCAGCAGATCGCCAGCATCGGCAGCAACATCATCCTGGTCATCCCCGGCTCCACCACCAGCGGTGGCCTGCGCAGCGGCAGCGGCGGAGCCCAGAGCCTGACCAGCGACGACGCCAAAGCCATCATCAACGAATGTCCCTCGGTGGAGACCGCCGCTCCCACGGTGCGCAGCTCCGGCCTGGTGGTCTACGGCAACATGAACTGGTCGACCATCATCATGGGCGCCTCCCCGGAACTGTTCGACATCCGCGAATGGTGGACCAGCAGCGGTCGCGGCATCACCCGGCAGGACGTGGACGGCGCCGCCAAGGTCTGCCTGCTGGGTCAGACGGTGGCCGACAACCTGTTCGGCTCCGACGATCCCTTGGGCAAGATCGTGCGCATCAAGAAGATCCCTTTCACGGTGGTGGGCGTCCTGGAACGCAAGGGGCAGTCGCCCCAGGGGACCGACCAGGACGACACCGTCTTCGTCCCGCTGCGCACGGCCCAACGCAACCTGGTTCGCTCCCCCTTTCCCAACACGGTGGGGGCGCTGCTGGTCAAGGCCAAGAGCGAGGATCTGCTGGAGCAGGCCGAAGAGGAGGTTAACAGCCTGCTCAACCAGCGCCACCGCATCACCGGCGCCAAGGAACCTGACTTCTCCACCCGCAACCTGTCAGAAATCCTGGCAGTGGCCGAGCAGTCGTCGCGGGCCATGTCGCTGCTCCTGGGTACGGTGGCCTCCATCTCCCTGGTGGTGGGAGGGATCGGCATCATGAACATCATGCTGGTCTCGGTAACGGAACGGACACGGGAGATCGGCATCCGCATGGCCATCGGCGCCAGAAAGAGCGATATCCTGCTGCAGTTCATGACCGAGGCGGTACTTCTGACCATGATCGGCGGCATCGTCGGCATCATGCTGGGCGCCGGCGGGGCCATGGTCGTCTCGCGCATCCTCTCCTGGCCCACGCTGATCTCCACCGGCTCCATCACCGTCGCCTTCCTCTTCTCGGGAGCCGTGGGGATCTTCTTCGGCTTCTACCCGGCCAGGAAGGCGGCCGGACTCAACCCCATCGAGGCACTCAGGTATGAATAG
- a CDS encoding ABC transporter ATP-binding protein, with product MAEVISLSDIRRVFIMGEQQFEALRGISFSIAAGEFVAIMGASGSGKSTCMNILGCLDLPTSGTYLLDGLDVGSMDANRLAGIRNRKLGFVFQGFNLLPRTPAVENVELPLVYAGVSSRERRARALAALEQVGLAGKENNHPSQLSGGQQQRIAIARALVNDPAVILADEPTGNLDSVTTEEIMRLFTDLNRQGITIIMVTHESDVAAHAGRRITFRDGRIIADTRG from the coding sequence ATGGCAGAGGTCATCTCGCTCAGCGACATACGCCGCGTCTTCATCATGGGGGAGCAGCAGTTCGAGGCGCTCAGGGGGATCTCCTTCTCCATCGCCGCCGGGGAGTTCGTGGCCATCATGGGCGCATCGGGCAGCGGAAAATCCACCTGCATGAACATCCTGGGCTGCCTGGACCTCCCCACCAGCGGCACCTACCTCTTGGACGGTCTGGACGTGGGGAGCATGGACGCTAACCGGCTGGCCGGCATCCGCAACCGCAAGCTCGGCTTCGTGTTCCAAGGGTTCAACCTGCTTCCCCGCACGCCGGCCGTTGAAAACGTGGAACTCCCCCTGGTCTATGCCGGCGTTTCCTCCCGGGAGCGGCGGGCGCGGGCCCTGGCGGCGCTGGAGCAGGTGGGGCTGGCCGGCAAGGAGAACAACCACCCCAGCCAGCTCTCCGGCGGCCAGCAGCAGCGCATCGCCATTGCCCGGGCCCTGGTCAACGATCCGGCGGTGATCCTGGCGGACGAGCCCACCGGCAACCTGGACAGCGTCACCACCGAAGAGATCATGAGGCTCTTCACCGACCTGAACCGGCAGGGGATCACCATCATTATGGTCACCCACGAGAGCGACGTGGCCGCCCATGCTGGCCGCAGGATAACCTTCCGTGACGGCAGGATCATCGCCGATACGAGGGGCTAG
- a CDS encoding efflux RND transporter periplasmic adaptor subunit produces the protein MRKTALIALALLLVAGIAISTYLRRAPEITYRTARIQRGTIVSGVSATGNVSAVTTVQVGTQVSGTIHKLYVDYNSPVKKGQPIAEIDPSLFRAAVEQSRGNNLVARANLQKARVVLVDAERTMKRNSTLLKEGVISQGDFDTAETAYQSARAAVEAAQGTVAQTEGALMQARTNLNYSIIRSPVDGIVISRAVDVGQTVAASFQTPTLFTIAQDLTKMQIEVSVDEADISSIRQSQTVTFSVDSYPEQSFRGRVTQIRNAPIITQNVVTYVVLVTVDNSDLKLKPGMTANVTIEVARKASVLRLPLAALRFRPRSATDAGTTPRPRNSTATRPPQQATGEQRVHILREGKPVAIGIRTGIADDSAIELTGGALKEGDLVVIEQIGGTGKKKANAAGGSPMGPRF, from the coding sequence ATGAGAAAAACCGCGCTGATAGCCCTAGCGCTCCTGCTGGTAGCGGGAATCGCCATTTCCACCTACCTGAGACGGGCGCCGGAAATCACCTACAGGACCGCCAGAATCCAACGGGGCACCATCGTCTCCGGCGTCTCCGCCACCGGAAACGTCAGCGCCGTGACCACGGTCCAGGTGGGAACCCAGGTTTCCGGCACGATCCACAAGCTGTACGTGGACTACAACTCCCCGGTCAAAAAGGGGCAGCCCATCGCGGAGATCGACCCCTCCCTGTTCAGGGCGGCGGTGGAGCAGTCCCGGGGCAACAATCTGGTTGCCAGGGCCAACCTGCAGAAGGCCAGGGTAGTGCTGGTGGACGCCGAGCGTACCATGAAACGCAACAGCACGCTCCTGAAGGAGGGGGTCATCTCCCAGGGTGATTTCGACACGGCGGAAACCGCCTACCAGTCAGCCAGGGCGGCGGTGGAGGCGGCCCAGGGGACGGTGGCCCAGACAGAGGGGGCGCTCATGCAGGCCCGCACCAACCTGAACTACTCCATCATCCGCTCGCCGGTGGACGGCATCGTCATCTCCCGGGCAGTGGACGTGGGCCAGACCGTGGCGGCCTCCTTCCAGACCCCCACCCTCTTCACCATCGCTCAGGACCTGACCAAGATGCAGATCGAGGTCAGCGTTGACGAGGCGGACATAAGCAGCATTAGGCAGAGCCAGACTGTGACCTTCAGCGTCGACTCCTACCCGGAGCAATCCTTCAGGGGGAGGGTGACCCAGATCCGCAACGCGCCGATCATCACCCAGAACGTGGTCACCTATGTGGTTCTGGTAACCGTGGACAACAGCGACCTGAAGCTGAAACCGGGCATGACCGCCAACGTGACCATCGAGGTGGCCCGCAAGGCTTCCGTGCTCAGGCTTCCCCTGGCCGCCCTGCGCTTCAGGCCCAGGTCCGCGACGGACGCGGGCACGACTCCGCGGCCCAGGAACAGCACCGCCACCCGCCCTCCCCAGCAGGCCACAGGCGAGCAGCGGGTCCACATCCTCAGGGAGGGCAAGCCGGTGGCAATCGGCATCAGGACCGGCATCGCCGACGACAGCGCCATCGAGCTGACCGGAGGAGCGCTCAAAGAGGGGGATCTGGTCGTCATCGAACAGATCGGCGGCACCGGAAAGAAGAAGGCCAACGCAGCGGGCGGTTCCCCCATGGGTCCGCGCTTCTAG
- a CDS encoding HIT family protein codes for MTRHECTMCNRWNNDSDLRIIPLKHSFVTLNRDQFFPGYVLLFTREHVTELFHLKPRMRGELMEEVSRMAQALQTAFQPDKINYELLGNMVPHMHWHLVPRFATDPLWPRPIWSEAHGELLLTPEEYQNRIELIRKALA; via the coding sequence ATGACCAGACACGAATGTACCATGTGCAACCGCTGGAACAACGATAGCGACCTGCGCATCATCCCGCTCAAGCACTCCTTCGTCACCCTCAACCGCGACCAGTTCTTCCCCGGCTACGTGCTGCTCTTCACCAGGGAGCATGTCACCGAGCTCTTCCACCTGAAGCCCCGCATGCGCGGCGAGCTGATGGAGGAGGTCAGTCGCATGGCCCAGGCCCTGCAGACCGCCTTCCAGCCGGACAAGATCAACTACGAGCTCTTGGGCAACATGGTGCCGCACATGCACTGGCACCTGGTGCCGCGCTTCGCCACCGATCCGCTCTGGCCGCGCCCCATCTGGTCGGAAGCGCACGGGGAACTGCTGCTGACGCCGGAGGAGTACCAGAACCGCATCGAACTGATACGAAAGGCACTGGCATGA